Proteins found in one Scardovia inopinata JCM 12537 genomic segment:
- a CDS encoding Rgg/GadR/MutR family transcriptional regulator, translating into MITAPSSWEQDHDSSVQPKPPSAQPAVEPPQPLDRQITSQSLGRAFKQIRQSRHISLEEATGGQFSASMLSKFERGIHDLSSSKLLVALTNIHATSQELFYLARGFKDDDLASLQGEIYEAMTSYPLSYEQLKTLYRRERAAAEESQLKQSSSQIGRKTSTQEYAWHMVRALTIKANMRGVNESVQISNDEEHFLHDYLFRITFWGEYEMRLFSVCSTLLPVNLLIVYTREMLRKSDYFNDLSSYRNMLKITLLNCYLRCIDDRNFDAAGFFDKKIAAYSYTEDEAYLRTVYLWAQGYAAFAQGRRSEGETKMKKALAVFVSLNCSVSSAYYQNGMRKLLKNEDISDPRWIQTVTSLKNEYMANKQNI; encoded by the coding sequence ATGATTACTGCGCCCTCCAGTTGGGAACAAGACCACGATAGCTCTGTTCAACCCAAGCCGCCGTCGGCCCAACCTGCTGTGGAGCCGCCCCAACCGCTTGATCGCCAGATTACCAGCCAAAGCCTGGGCCGGGCCTTCAAACAAATTCGCCAATCTCGCCATATCTCTTTGGAAGAGGCAACAGGCGGCCAATTCTCTGCTTCTATGCTGTCTAAATTTGAACGAGGCATCCATGATCTGTCATCAAGCAAACTCCTGGTTGCTCTGACCAATATTCACGCTACCAGCCAGGAACTTTTTTATTTGGCCCGGGGTTTCAAAGACGATGATCTTGCCTCCCTGCAGGGGGAAATCTATGAAGCCATGACTTCCTATCCTTTGAGCTATGAACAGCTGAAAACTCTATACCGCAGAGAGAGGGCTGCGGCCGAAGAATCGCAGCTGAAGCAGTCTTCCTCCCAGATAGGCAGGAAAACCAGTACACAAGAATACGCCTGGCATATGGTGCGGGCGCTGACTATCAAGGCAAATATGCGGGGAGTGAATGAATCTGTTCAAATTTCCAATGATGAGGAGCATTTTCTTCACGATTATCTTTTTCGCATTACTTTTTGGGGCGAGTATGAAATGCGTCTTTTCTCGGTATGCTCCACCCTACTGCCGGTAAATCTGCTGATAGTCTATACCCGGGAAATGCTTAGAAAAAGCGATTATTTCAACGATCTTTCGTCGTATCGAAATATGCTGAAGATTACTCTTCTTAACTGTTATCTTCGCTGTATTGATGACCGGAATTTTGATGCCGCAGGATTCTTTGACAAGAAAATTGCCGCCTACTCCTACACAGAAGATGAGGCTTATCTGAGAACTGTCTATTTGTGGGCTCAGGGCTACGCTGCTTTTGCTCAGGGAAGACGGTCTGAAGGAGAGACAAAGATGAAAAAGGCTCTTGCTGTTTTTGTTTCCTTGAATTGCTCTGTTTCTTCTGCTTACTATCAGAATGGAATGCGCAAACTCCTCAAAAATGAGGATATTTCTGACCCCCGGTGGATACAGACTGTGACCAGTCTCAAAAATGAATATATGGCTAATAAGCAGAATATATGA
- a CDS encoding type I phosphoribosyltransferase, which produces MTDKQTNNESRSSASGFKATGTPDLRDNLLDEIDQLPDDMLDPRKRLARMVHREIANKPFSELTAVTYDHEGAQLAGHVMLDTLEEQGFSVDDFDAVGALTTAAIPLVSAVMHAAASRGQSVDGFVMDFVYPSIKGPSIEGKRVILLDAWLSEKSFIQTSSLVTLQNGNELNLDFAILDKLGADLLAIASLVGSLGIGSAGTEGSSSNETGSQDNFDAASSSDEDLFISVINPITGVQRSVRFIPLFRG; this is translated from the coding sequence ATGACTGACAAGCAGACAAACAACGAGTCTCGATCTTCTGCATCCGGTTTCAAAGCGACTGGTACTCCCGATCTTCGTGATAACTTGCTTGATGAGATCGATCAGCTGCCGGATGACATGCTGGATCCTCGAAAACGCCTGGCCCGTATGGTTCACCGAGAGATTGCCAATAAACCCTTCAGCGAGCTGACCGCAGTAACCTACGATCATGAAGGTGCCCAACTTGCTGGCCACGTTATGCTCGATACCCTGGAAGAGCAGGGTTTCAGTGTGGACGATTTCGATGCGGTTGGCGCCCTGACAACTGCTGCTATTCCCCTGGTCAGCGCTGTCATGCATGCTGCCGCTTCCAGGGGGCAGTCAGTAGACGGTTTCGTCATGGATTTTGTTTATCCATCCATCAAAGGTCCCTCAATTGAAGGGAAGCGGGTGATTTTGCTGGATGCATGGTTGTCAGAGAAATCCTTTATTCAGACCTCATCTTTGGTAACTTTGCAGAATGGGAATGAGCTTAATCTTGATTTCGCCATTCTTGATAAATTGGGGGCAGATTTGCTGGCCATCGCCTCTCTGGTTGGCAGTTTGGGGATTGGCAGCGCCGGCACAGAAGGCAGCAGCAGCAATGAAACAGGCAGTCAAGATAATTTCGATGCTGCTTCGTCCTCTGATGAGGATCTTTTTATTTCTGTTATTAATCCAATTACAGGTGTTCAGCGTTCCGTCAGATTTATCCCCCTATTTCGTGGCTGA
- the clpB gene encoding ATP-dependent chaperone ClpB, with product MDEKFTTLAQEAIGDALQTASAAGNPQVEPIHLLDALLRQDGGVVKGLIKETGADPQAIGGDTRRALVNLPAASGSSTTQPSASRQLSVVLSEAKNQMTSLGDDYISTEHLLIALAMGQNEAGEILRTAGASPEELRKAVPQVRGGARVTSPDAEGTYKALEKYSTDLTEQAREGKLDPVIGRDAEIRRVIQILSRRTKNNPVLIGEPGVGKTAVVEGLAQRVVAGDVPTGLKNKKIVSLDMSSMVAGSKYRGEFEERMKAVLDEIKKANGTIITFIDEIHTIVGAGATEGSMDAGNMLKPMLARGELRLIGATTLDEYRENIEKDPALERRFQQVFVGEPSVEDTVAILRGLKQRYEAHHKVTIGDDALVAAATLSNRYISGRQLPDKAIDLVDEAAAHLRMELDSEPEEIDELQRRVTRLEMEEMQLKKAEDTASKERLEKIQSELADAREKLAGLNTRWSAEKADRNKVGDLRAKLDSLRVQADKATREGNLESASKILYGDIPEIQKQLAAAENTAKSAGSESGSESGSDHESEPMVPDHVDADSVASIVSSWTGIPVGRLMQGENEKLLTMEDQLSKRVVGQKEAVRAVSDAVRRSRAGISDPDRPTASFLFLGPTGVGKTELAKALADFLFDDERAIVRIDMSEYMEKESVSRLIGAAPGYIGYEEGGQLTEAVRRRPYSVVLFDEVEKAHPEVFDVLLQVLDDGRLTDGQGRTVDFKNTILIMTSNLGSQFLVDMDLSPEQRHSAVMDAVHAHFKPEFINRLDDLIIFNPLTRQELGSIVDIQVSRVAARLTDRRITLDVTDSAREWLADTGYDPAYGARPLRRLVQSEVGDQLARMLLSGQVHDGDTVLVDQTGGEHLELTSWPTENLV from the coding sequence ATGGACGAAAAATTTACTACTCTGGCTCAGGAAGCAATTGGAGATGCCCTACAGACGGCATCGGCTGCCGGAAACCCACAGGTTGAACCAATTCACCTTTTGGATGCCCTCCTGCGTCAGGATGGGGGAGTTGTCAAGGGCCTAATCAAAGAAACCGGGGCTGATCCCCAGGCCATTGGGGGCGATACACGCCGGGCTTTGGTCAATCTGCCAGCAGCCAGCGGATCGTCAACAACCCAGCCCAGTGCCAGCCGTCAGCTGTCAGTGGTCTTGTCTGAAGCAAAGAATCAAATGACCTCCTTGGGGGATGACTATATTTCAACAGAGCACCTGCTGATTGCCCTGGCTATGGGCCAGAATGAAGCTGGCGAAATTCTGCGTACAGCCGGCGCCTCTCCCGAAGAACTGCGGAAGGCGGTGCCCCAGGTGCGCGGCGGCGCTCGCGTGACCAGTCCGGACGCTGAAGGAACATACAAAGCTTTGGAAAAGTATTCCACAGATCTGACTGAACAGGCCAGGGAGGGGAAGCTGGATCCGGTGATAGGCCGTGATGCAGAAATCCGTCGGGTTATTCAGATTCTGTCCCGCAGAACCAAGAATAACCCTGTCCTGATCGGTGAACCCGGAGTAGGAAAGACTGCTGTTGTGGAAGGCCTGGCCCAGCGTGTTGTGGCCGGAGATGTGCCCACTGGTCTGAAGAATAAAAAGATCGTTTCACTGGACATGAGCTCCATGGTGGCTGGCAGCAAATACCGGGGTGAGTTCGAGGAAAGGATGAAGGCAGTTCTGGATGAAATCAAGAAGGCCAATGGCACTATTATTACCTTCATTGATGAAATTCACACCATCGTTGGCGCCGGCGCGACAGAAGGATCTATGGACGCCGGAAACATGCTGAAGCCTATGTTGGCCCGGGGTGAACTTCGTCTGATCGGTGCCACGACCCTAGATGAGTATCGCGAAAACATTGAGAAGGATCCAGCCCTGGAGCGCCGCTTCCAGCAGGTATTTGTGGGTGAACCCAGCGTTGAGGACACGGTGGCGATTCTTCGCGGGCTCAAGCAGCGCTACGAGGCTCACCATAAGGTAACCATTGGGGATGATGCCCTGGTGGCAGCCGCAACCTTGTCTAACCGTTATATTTCAGGCCGTCAGCTGCCTGATAAGGCGATTGATCTGGTGGATGAGGCTGCTGCTCATCTGCGTATGGAGTTGGATTCCGAGCCTGAGGAAATTGATGAACTTCAGCGCCGGGTAACACGCTTGGAAATGGAAGAAATGCAGCTGAAGAAGGCTGAAGACACCGCTTCCAAAGAACGTCTGGAAAAAATACAGTCAGAACTGGCTGATGCCCGGGAAAAACTGGCCGGTCTCAATACCCGGTGGTCTGCCGAAAAGGCTGATCGCAATAAGGTAGGTGACCTAAGGGCTAAGTTGGATTCTTTACGGGTCCAGGCCGATAAGGCAACGCGTGAAGGTAATTTGGAAAGCGCTTCCAAGATTCTTTACGGTGATATTCCTGAGATTCAAAAGCAACTGGCTGCGGCAGAAAATACGGCAAAATCAGCGGGGTCGGAATCTGGCTCAGAATCTGGCTCAGACCATGAGTCTGAGCCCATGGTTCCTGATCATGTAGACGCTGACTCTGTGGCTTCCATAGTCTCCAGCTGGACTGGTATTCCTGTTGGCCGTCTCATGCAGGGGGAGAACGAGAAGCTTCTGACCATGGAAGACCAGCTGAGCAAGCGGGTCGTTGGTCAAAAAGAAGCTGTCAGGGCTGTATCTGATGCCGTTCGCCGTTCCCGGGCAGGAATTTCCGATCCTGACAGGCCTACTGCCAGCTTCCTCTTTCTGGGACCAACCGGAGTGGGAAAGACTGAACTGGCTAAGGCTCTTGCTGATTTTCTCTTCGATGATGAACGGGCAATCGTGCGGATAGATATGAGCGAATACATGGAAAAGGAATCCGTTTCCCGTCTGATTGGAGCCGCTCCTGGTTATATTGGCTACGAGGAAGGAGGCCAGCTGACTGAGGCTGTCCGCCGCCGTCCTTATTCGGTGGTCCTCTTTGACGAAGTGGAAAAGGCTCATCCTGAAGTTTTCGATGTTCTTCTCCAGGTGCTGGATGATGGGCGTCTGACTGATGGTCAGGGCAGAACGGTAGATTTCAAGAACACCATCCTGATTATGACTTCCAATCTGGGTTCTCAGTTCCTAGTGGATATGGATCTGTCCCCAGAGCAGCGCCACAGTGCTGTCATGGATGCGGTTCATGCTCACTTTAAGCCTGAGTTTATTAATCGTCTGGATGATCTGATTATTTTCAATCCCCTCACCCGCCAGGAGCTGGGTTCTATTGTGGATATTCAGGTATCGCGCGTCGCCGCCCGTCTTACCGACCGGCGGATCACCCTCGATGTTACTGACTCTGCCCGCGAATGGCTGGCAGATACCGGCTATGATCCTGCTTACGGAGCCCGTCCCCTGCGCCGCCTGGTTCAAAGCGAGGTAGGCGACCAGCTTGCCCGTATGCTCCTGTCAGGCCAGGTTCATGATGGCGACACGGTTTTGGTAGATCAAACCGGGGGAGAACATCTGGAACTGACGTCCTGGCCGACTGAAAACCTGGTGTAA
- a CDS encoding cupredoxin domain-containing protein, producing the protein MIQTIAIIAAAVAISAFILWYFFSPGKAGYAQMQGNRQVAQVTVNGGYSPALIQIKEGVPTQLVFDRRETGECTSHVVFSDLGIDAHLPGNKITSVDLPALKAGEYPFACGMNMIHGMLKVNK; encoded by the coding sequence ATGATTCAGACTATTGCGATCATAGCTGCAGCAGTGGCCATCAGTGCCTTTATTTTGTGGTACTTCTTCTCTCCAGGAAAAGCAGGTTATGCACAGATGCAGGGAAATCGTCAAGTTGCACAGGTAACGGTCAATGGTGGTTACTCCCCTGCGCTGATTCAAATAAAAGAAGGGGTCCCCACTCAGCTTGTCTTTGACCGGCGTGAAACCGGAGAATGCACCTCCCATGTAGTTTTTTCTGATTTGGGGATTGACGCCCACCTACCTGGGAACAAAATTACATCTGTCGACTTGCCGGCACTGAAAGCTGGAGAATACCCTTTCGCCTGTGGAATGAATATGATCCATGGCATGCTCAAAGTTAATAAGTAA
- a CDS encoding HAD-IC family P-type ATPase, with protein sequence MSNIRSARGVSSQNNISSIDSNDNNGNNGNNEELERAKEIKDLKRLIVIGAVLTTPVFLVGMIGMFVPGMPMWLMNPWWQAVLITPVMFYCGWPIHRVGWMAIVHRSPDMNSLVTVGAFAAYLYSLVVCIAPEALPQQSRTAYFESVGVVITLVLVGRLLEARARSGTGNAVKALIGLRPQTAVKIDNQALASGVWQRPDVDKLAGDAVNTTTANAGVNFGGKGFSEETGNTGNMGDTTSKDAARHLAVVDANSLAVGDLIVVKGGDTIPSDGIVAAGSSTIDESMITGESQPVRRGVGQQVTGATLVLDSPLVVRVNKVGKDTVLSQIIDLVSHAQATKAPVQKLADQISRIFVPIVFLIAVWTFVIWFTLGPQPRLAHAIVTAVSVLIIACPCALGLATPLSVTVGMGLGARNGILITTANALQNARRISTVVFDKTGTITKGIAHEEIKTQESQTQADTTLTDTTRTEQAGDNHYESHYESPETSLASRVSYDNDQIKPSAPAAIARLHQMGVRTILLSGDKPETAEKIARQVGIDTVIAGVKPDGKAAWIERIQAQTQAPTMTQAPAMTQVQIPAHKNEESIQKVRDNKKALVLGKGNHDNNRHGLVAMVGDGINDAPALAQADIGFAMGTGTDIAMRSADITLMNGDLSGVVKTITLSKATMHNIAENLFFAFAYNVIGIPLAAGVLYPAFGWLLSPMIAGAAMALSSVCLVLNANRLNKADINQAEINADIKAKIRASTGKTTAALPHLYNDETHQAEQAGMRGEQDSADAEQAGMRGEQDSADADSFLDPVCGMTVGKDSISYEYQGKTYHFCSDHCLATFKENPQKFANRS encoded by the coding sequence ATGAGCAACATAAGGAGTGCACGGGGCGTGAGCAGTCAAAATAACATAAGCAGCATAGATAGTAACGATAATAACGGCAATAACGGCAATAACGAAGAGTTGGAACGTGCGAAAGAAATCAAGGACCTGAAAAGGCTGATCGTCATTGGTGCAGTCCTGACAACTCCGGTGTTTTTGGTGGGCATGATTGGAATGTTCGTACCCGGGATGCCTATGTGGCTAATGAATCCTTGGTGGCAGGCTGTTCTTATTACTCCGGTTATGTTTTACTGCGGCTGGCCGATCCACCGGGTGGGATGGATGGCTATAGTCCATCGGTCGCCTGACATGAACTCCTTGGTTACTGTTGGCGCTTTTGCTGCTTATCTTTACAGTTTGGTTGTGTGCATTGCTCCGGAAGCTTTGCCGCAGCAGTCGAGAACCGCATATTTTGAATCCGTCGGCGTAGTGATTACCTTGGTTCTGGTTGGCCGCCTGCTCGAAGCTCGTGCGCGCTCAGGCACGGGGAATGCGGTCAAAGCCCTGATAGGTTTACGTCCTCAGACGGCTGTAAAGATTGATAATCAGGCGCTTGCCTCAGGGGTTTGGCAGCGGCCTGATGTAGATAAGCTAGCTGGAGACGCTGTCAACACTACTACTGCCAATGCTGGGGTAAATTTTGGAGGCAAAGGATTCTCTGAAGAAACGGGCAACACGGGCAACATGGGAGACACGACCTCCAAGGATGCAGCCCGCCATCTTGCAGTCGTGGATGCCAATTCACTGGCAGTCGGCGACCTGATTGTTGTTAAAGGCGGGGACACAATTCCCAGCGATGGAATCGTGGCGGCCGGCAGCAGCACTATTGATGAATCCATGATTACCGGCGAATCACAACCAGTCAGGCGCGGAGTTGGGCAGCAGGTGACTGGCGCGACTTTGGTCTTGGATTCCCCTTTAGTCGTGAGAGTTAATAAGGTCGGAAAAGATACAGTCCTCTCCCAGATTATTGATTTGGTCTCCCACGCCCAGGCGACCAAGGCCCCTGTCCAGAAGCTGGCCGATCAGATTTCCCGGATTTTTGTGCCAATAGTCTTTCTTATTGCGGTCTGGACTTTTGTCATATGGTTCACACTTGGTCCCCAGCCGCGGCTGGCTCATGCCATTGTCACCGCGGTCAGCGTCCTGATTATCGCCTGCCCCTGCGCCTTAGGTTTGGCTACTCCCCTGTCAGTAACTGTTGGCATGGGTTTGGGAGCTAGAAACGGAATTTTGATTACAACGGCAAATGCCCTGCAAAATGCCCGAAGGATTAGCACAGTTGTCTTCGATAAGACGGGGACGATTACCAAAGGGATAGCCCACGAAGAAATAAAGACTCAGGAGAGTCAGACTCAGGCAGACACAACTCTTACAGACACAACTCGGACAGAACAAGCTGGGGACAATCATTATGAGTCGCATTATGAGTCACCAGAAACCAGCCTAGCGAGCCGCGTTTCCTACGACAATGATCAAATTAAGCCTTCTGCGCCAGCAGCCATAGCCCGACTACACCAGATGGGAGTCAGGACTATACTTCTTTCTGGAGATAAGCCGGAAACTGCGGAAAAAATAGCACGGCAAGTTGGGATCGATACTGTTATAGCAGGAGTTAAACCGGATGGCAAGGCGGCATGGATTGAACGGATCCAGGCCCAGACTCAGGCTCCAACCATGACTCAGGCTCCAGCCATGACTCAGGTACAAATTCCAGCTCATAAAAATGAGGAAAGCATTCAAAAAGTGAGGGACAACAAGAAAGCATTGGTCCTGGGAAAAGGAAATCATGACAATAATCGACACGGTCTGGTCGCCATGGTTGGTGATGGTATTAATGATGCCCCAGCATTAGCTCAGGCAGATATTGGTTTTGCTATGGGAACCGGCACTGATATTGCCATGAGGTCAGCTGATATTACCCTCATGAATGGAGACTTGTCTGGAGTGGTCAAAACCATTACCCTGTCAAAGGCAACAATGCATAATATTGCGGAGAACCTCTTTTTTGCCTTTGCTTATAACGTGATTGGCATCCCTTTGGCTGCAGGCGTTCTTTACCCAGCCTTCGGCTGGCTCCTCAGCCCAATGATTGCGGGTGCTGCTATGGCTCTATCATCGGTATGCCTGGTGCTCAATGCTAATCGTCTGAATAAGGCTGATATTAATCAGGCTGAAATTAATGCCGATATAAAAGCAAAGATTCGGGCAAGCACAGGTAAAACCACTGCTGCACTTCCTCACCTATACAATGACGAAACTCACCAGGCAGAGCAAGCCGGCATGCGGGGAGAACAAGACAGCGCAGATGCAGAGCAAGCCGGCATGCGGGGAGAACAAGACAGCGCAGATGCAGATAGTTTCCTTGACCCGGTCTGCGGGATGACTGTTGGCAAAGACAGTATTTCCTATGAATACCAAGGGAAAACCTATCATTTCTGCTCTGATCATTGCCTGGCAACCTTCAAAGAGAATCCTCAGAAATTTGCCAATCGTAGCTGA
- a CDS encoding TrmH family RNA methyltransferase: protein MYEPSDYTKRVMAAGDPGLRKIGVGPWEEEHPGQPRPDQYPLEQPHPDQPHSDQPHPEQLRPDQSHPDKSLPNQPSADNADSSSPSPSVFDPDLLDNGDSRNIMDRYRYWTVDAIKADLDRRGRHSFEVAIENWTHDFNIGSIVRTANAFTARGVHIIGPHKWNRKGSLMTELYQSVDYYASIDEFVHAVRTRDQESGQHTRLIALDIVPGAVPIESYQFPEQCILLFGAEGPGLTSRALEIADDVVYITQYGSVRSLNAGAAAAVAMHAWMMQHG, encoded by the coding sequence ATGTACGAACCAAGTGATTATACCAAGCGAGTTATGGCTGCCGGCGATCCGGGTCTGCGCAAGATTGGGGTAGGACCGTGGGAAGAGGAACATCCGGGGCAGCCTCGTCCCGACCAGTATCCTCTCGAACAGCCGCATCCTGATCAGCCACATTCTGATCAGCCGCATCCTGAGCAACTGCGTCCTGACCAATCTCATCCCGACAAATCGCTGCCCAACCAGCCTTCTGCGGATAATGCCGATTCTTCTTCTCCATCTCCTTCAGTCTTTGACCCTGATCTTCTCGACAACGGGGACAGCAGGAATATCATGGACCGTTACCGCTACTGGACGGTAGATGCCATCAAAGCGGACCTGGATCGCCGCGGCCGTCACTCATTTGAAGTTGCTATAGAAAACTGGACTCACGATTTTAATATTGGCTCTATCGTCCGCACTGCGAATGCATTTACAGCCAGAGGTGTGCATATTATTGGTCCTCACAAGTGGAATCGAAAGGGCTCCCTGATGACGGAACTTTACCAAAGCGTCGATTATTATGCCAGTATTGATGAGTTTGTTCACGCTGTTCGCACCCGTGATCAGGAAAGCGGTCAGCATACCCGTCTGATAGCCTTGGATATTGTTCCTGGAGCTGTTCCGATAGAATCTTACCAATTTCCTGAACAGTGCATCCTTCTTTTTGGGGCGGAGGGACCAGGTTTGACTTCCCGAGCTTTGGAAATTGCTGACGATGTTGTTTATATTACTCAGTATGGTTCTGTCCGATCCCTCAACGCCGGTGCTGCCGCCGCTGTTGCTATGCACGCCTGGATGATGCAACACGGTTAA
- a CDS encoding MFS transporter: MTLIFRNKLYGFLTLSRFFSTIGSAMYNIVFVVFASQMSHASLAVSIANVVVVIPTIFTVFVGLAADRTQKKAWWLIALGFIQAVIFSLVAVAVYETTWFAFSAVCLCNVISDMLTDYTSGLRLPIIKKNIPEKDLVEAFSFTTVVAYVCDYAGQALGIGILHMSNNNFSFVALMNAFSYALASLVMVIIHRNLTHDPVPQSDRSISLGKQARRMMTYMRQIFDEHESIGFIRLLAAAFLVNGMSAAFSAIYNLSLLKSPIFSLSYSQSLVVEQGILVAGIVLGSLTPHDYFSRQSLTFLLICSSLSQCAVGLVNTLGAEPLVGIVIYAFAGFVSGKINPKMSSLLMASLPANLLAQSSNFLSLLFTMAMPVGTIIFSALAAWSFQAAWIGFTLGSVLGLVLCLNTRRRAGKTPVDR, from the coding sequence ATGACACTTATCTTTCGAAATAAACTTTATGGTTTCCTAACCCTGTCCCGCTTTTTCAGCACTATCGGTTCGGCCATGTACAACATCGTTTTCGTGGTCTTCGCTTCCCAGATGAGTCATGCTTCTCTGGCGGTCAGCATAGCCAATGTTGTGGTGGTTATCCCCACAATTTTCACTGTCTTTGTAGGACTTGCAGCAGATCGGACTCAAAAGAAGGCCTGGTGGCTCATTGCTCTTGGCTTCATTCAGGCAGTCATCTTCAGCCTGGTGGCTGTCGCTGTATACGAGACAACCTGGTTTGCCTTTTCTGCTGTCTGTCTGTGCAATGTTATCAGTGATATGCTGACAGATTATACATCAGGCTTGAGGTTACCCATTATCAAGAAGAATATTCCTGAAAAGGATCTGGTTGAGGCCTTTTCCTTCACCACAGTGGTGGCATATGTGTGTGATTATGCGGGTCAGGCTCTGGGCATTGGGATTTTGCACATGTCGAATAATAATTTCTCTTTCGTTGCCCTGATGAATGCTTTTTCTTATGCCCTCGCCTCTCTGGTTATGGTGATAATTCACAGGAATCTGACTCATGACCCCGTTCCTCAGAGTGACAGGAGCATATCCTTGGGAAAACAGGCTCGACGGATGATGACTTATATGCGTCAGATTTTTGATGAGCATGAGTCGATTGGATTTATTCGCCTTCTGGCTGCTGCCTTCCTGGTAAATGGCATGTCCGCTGCTTTTTCTGCCATTTATAATTTGTCTTTACTGAAAAGTCCCATCTTTTCTCTCAGCTACAGCCAATCTTTGGTCGTCGAACAGGGGATACTGGTAGCAGGCATTGTTCTGGGCTCGCTGACTCCACATGATTATTTCTCTCGGCAGTCGCTTACTTTTCTCTTGATTTGCTCCTCTCTGTCTCAATGCGCTGTAGGCTTGGTCAATACTTTGGGTGCTGAGCCCCTGGTCGGAATCGTAATTTACGCTTTTGCCGGCTTTGTTTCAGGGAAAATAAATCCTAAAATGTCATCCCTGCTTATGGCCAGTCTGCCAGCTAATCTTTTAGCTCAATCCAGCAATTTCCTTTCCCTTCTTTTCACTATGGCTATGCCTGTAGGGACTATTATTTTCTCCGCTCTGGCTGCATGGAGTTTTCAGGCTGCTTGGATAGGTTTTACCCTGGGATCTGTGTTGGGGCTTGTACTCTGTCTCAATACCAGGCGCAGAGCCGGAAAGACTCCTGTAGACAGATGA